In one window of Drosophila ananassae strain 14024-0371.13 chromosome XR, ASM1763931v2, whole genome shotgun sequence DNA:
- the LOC123257666 gene encoding BTB/POZ domain-containing protein 7-like translates to MKIFLFQRRSSNVDVSVLCQLGESFGTPNPLEHDLRYLLETGDYADEALVFTADGTNDHLRQDSGSSEYGFRPKIKLPCHKAILSARSPFFRNLIARRTRKIDEYVERSLHVPTRIVLDETVIPKRYARVLLQAIYLDTVDLTLILRGVGSSTTAGSLGEVHALTNTGRVRPTTLEEAMELYQIGRFLELDILAQGCEDLILEWLSLDTLPTVLRWGCQPYGSAWVFRQACQYLREEFSAVSASPVLHQLDKSQLIHVLHSNFLQASELEILQAVLKWGEQELIRRMEDREPNLLSHTAHSVTRKGVKKRDISDIELREILSELLPLVRMDHVLPPHCDVLCQAIRRGLVSTPPSHMIGDERENLRINAWIRGGKNQGLYVRPRLFMPYFEEVKTLLEDRMPTHNHVEILRMRTTRHPPNIPDTLYMVSHLNSGSNRGIGAERNNDEQHFGFLGGAVAIPPPDNQTLLAMRKREHKLRQSPMCQRALLLPLSSKNEIDRQIRLRVVREFNLPDEVSDILGNSLQINKGSNDLSIEATVTPSSAQNEVSLLEDENQRPPPSPAAHGSVSQYTNAAPSFLSTATMASSVSSYNTDMVHPCNNRNLTFPRHHSTGIIGVANFMAYNSGPGAQCSYARLSNSSQHRNDLPALITEGDFGFSHDNSLGSDADTEGGALVTMQMKH, encoded by the exons ATgaagatttttttatttcagagaA gatcttcaaATGTTGACGTTAGCGTTTTGTGTCAGCTGGGTGAAAGTTTTGGTACTCCGAACCCACTGGAACATGATTTACGATACTTATTGGAAACAGGTGACTATGCAGATGAAGCACTAGTGTTTACAGCAGATGGAACAAATGATCATTTAAGACAAGACTCAGGATCCTCGGAGTATGGATTTCGTCCAAAAATCAAACTTCCTTGCCATAAAGCAATATTAAGCGCGCGGTcaccattttttcgaaatttaatTGCGCGGCGTACACGTAAAATAGATGAGTATGTAGAACGATCTTTACACGTTCCGACTCGTATTGTGTTAGACGAAACTGTTATTCCAAAAAGGTATGCACGCGTATTGCTTCAAGCTATTTATTTAGACACAGTAGATTTGACTTTGATCTTGCGTGGTGTTGGATCAAGTACAACAGCGGGTTCTCTAGGAGAAGTCCATGCTTTAACCAACACTGGCCGAGTGCGTCCAACAACTCTTGAAGAAGCTATGGAGCTATATCAAATCGGACGTTTTTTGGAACTTGATATATTGGCCCAAGGATGTGAGGATTTGATTTTAGAATGGTTATCTCTAGACACCTTACCCACCGTTTTAAGGTGGGGCTGCCAACCTTATGGTTCTGCATGGGTTTTTCGACAAGCTTGTCAATATTTGCGAGAAGAATTTTCGGCTGTTAGCGCCTCGCCAGTTCTGCATCAATTGGATAAATCCCAGTTAATACATGTATTGCACAGTAACTTTTTACAAGCGTCGGAGTTAGAAATATTGCAAGCGGTTTTAAAATGGGGCGAGCAAGAACTTATTCGACGTATGGAAGATAGAGAACCAAATTTGTTGTCACATACAGCCCATTCAGTAACACGCAAAGGTGTAAAAAAACGCGACATAAGTGATATAGAACTAAGAGAAATTCTGTCAGAACTGCTACCTTTAGTACGGATGGACCATGTCTTACCCCCTCATTGTGACGTTTTATGTCAAGCCATTCGAAGAGGTCTTGTAAGTACACCTCCATCACATATGATTGGGGATGAAAGAGAAAATCTCCGTATCAACGCCTGGattcgtggaggaaaaaacCAGGGATTGTATGTAAGGCCGCGTCTATTTATGCCATATTTTGAAGAAGTAAAAACACTTTTAGAAGATCGAATGCCAACGCACAATCACGTAGAAATATTACGAATGCGCACGACTAGGCATCCTCCAAATATTCCAGACACATTGTATATGGTATCTCACTTAAATTCTGGCTCAAACAGGGGTATTGGGGCAGAAAGAAATAATGATGAACaacattttggttttttaggggGAGCAGTTGCAATACCGCCACCGGACAACCAAACGTTATTAGCTATGCGGAAGCGTGAACATAAATTGCGTCAATCACCAATGTGCCAACGTGCATTGCTGCTCCCTCTttcgtcaaaaaatgaaattgacCGGCAAATTAGGCTTAGAGTTGTTAGAGAGTTTAATCTTCCGGATGAAGTATCTGATATATTGGGGAACTCTCTCCAAATCAATAAAGGAAGTAATGATCTCTCTATAGAAGCAACTGTTACACCATCATCGGCCCAAAATGAGGTTAGTTTACTTGAAGATGAAAACCAGAGACCCCCCCCTTCGCCAGCTGCTCATGGATCAGTTTCACAATACACAAACGCAGCACCTTCGTTTCTATCGACGGCTACAATGGCATCATCAGTGTCGTCTTATAATACTGATATGGTTCACCCATGTAACAACCGAAATCTTACTTTTCCAAGACATCACTCAACTGGTATTATTGGTGTAGCTAATTTTATGGCATATAATTCTGGTCCTGGAGCACAGTGCAGCTACGCACGTCTTTCAAATTCAAGTCAACATCGTAACGATTTGCCTGCCTTGATAACTGAGGGCGATTTTGGATTTTCTCATGATAACAGTCTGGGGTCTGATGCCGACACCGAGGGTGGAGCATTA GTGACTATGCAGATGAAGCACTAG